CATGTCTCTGTACTGTAGGAACCCCTCCTCCAGACAGCAAGAATGAAGAAGCATGGTACATGACCATCAGAGACATGAACCCATGCAATCACATGCAACACACTGTAAAAGAGTTGTTTGGAGATACATGCAACTTTTACCTACCCTGCTTTACAAGGGATCCTAGTTCATGCTCAGCCTTAGGATGGATAATGGGATGGAAGTGGGGGAGAGGGTAGAAATCAAATAAGAGAATAATATCTTGATTCTAGAACTGTGGTTCTCAATTAGGGGAGATTTTGTCCCctaagggacatttggcaatgtctggaaacattttggttgtcacaactagggTGGGCCAGGCATGCTACTAAatatcctgcaatgcacaggacaaacCCCACTACAAAAAAATTATGCAGCCCAAAATGTCATAAGTTCCTAGATCAGAAACCTTGCTCTAGAGCCTCTCTGCTCCCATTCTGTGAAAATCTTCAGACCCCTAAATTCACAGGAGCTTGTTTTCAACATGCTTAACTCTTTACCTTTCCCATCCTCAATGGTCAGGAATTCCTCCCTGAGATATAACTCGTAGTTTTGCTGCATTCTGGATTTTTCTCCAGactccttttcttctcctcacCTGGGCCAGAAGAGAGGTTGGCAGAGGGTAGGCCAGGTCCCCAGGACTTAAATGGGTGAAAGTTTTCATCAGGCAAAGATCTACCTCTCAACTCTTATTTAATGGAAAACAATAAGTATCCTAACAGTGACGGGGTTAAAGGCAGAGGTAGTAATGAGATGGAAGTAATTAAGAGAACCCATCTTAAATTaatcttttaattaatttaaaaagaaagaaagttacTGGGGAACTAGTAATGCTACAGAAGCATAGGGTTATAGGCCTAACTTGAGAAAAATCCTGGTACTGACAGAGAGATACTGAGGGGATATGAGCTTAAGGTCTGCCATCTAAAGAGAAAGAGTGGATTCAGCAGTACCCCTGTCTGAAATCCACTTCAATTCATTTcaggagtggggagaggggaaggctGGAGAAGGGCAGAGAGGCAGGGAGCTTTTTAGCAAAGCCACCTTCAGCTTTGGTAATCTCACCCACCTACCCTATTTAAGAGTTCCAGATTAAGAGTTTAAAAACAGCTGGTACCCAGACCATTGTTCAGGGGAGCAGAACTTATTCCAGGGTTCCAGAGAACTCACTTCTCAGATCTGGGGGTGTCCAGTGCTTCAGCTAAGCTCCTCTGGCCAAACAGTAGTCTCTTGGTAAGTCCTGCTGCCTCAAAGCCCATCTCCAGGAGGGCTATAGCCAGAAAGAATAGAAGGAGTTCAGCCCCCAGTCTTTTCGAGGCACTATTAGGCAGATAGGGGAAAGAGGGGCTGTGGGTCAATGGTTCTAGGAAGAGTTTACTGGGGGCAGCATCTCTTCTGGGCTGGACACAGAATAGGGATTGCAAGATGGCAGAACTATTCCTATTAGAGCTACAAGCCCCTAGAATTGCTCCCCAGCCTGCCCAGGTTTCTCTTGGATCTCATCTGCTCCTGAACTGCACCTGACATGGCAAGTACATCTCCAGCACCAATCTCCCCAGAACCAGTGTGAGTCAGGTGGACAAAATTCATTGGTTCCCCAATCATGGTCCCGTCaatccatttcctcttctttggcTTGGCTTTCTCTACCATGCAGCAGCCCAGTTTGTGCCAAAATTCACTCATGTTCCCTGATGATTCCAGTTTCACTTCTCTGCCTGAAGCCCCAAAGGGCTCTTGCTCTGGTGCCTTGATGCCACTCCTCACTGCCCCCAGGTATGAAACACCCTGGGGGTTTAGAGAAAGTGGAGTCCCTGGAACACTTTAGCTGATCAGAAAAGTTTGCCATCTCAAAACCTGAGAGACTAACAGGGCCAGAGTGCAGGGTGGAACAGGCAGGCACAAAGTTATATCTTCCTCAGCTTTGGAACCCTGCTCTTTTTGGACATTGAGGCATCTGGCTGTAGTTGGTGGGGGACTCTTACTTGGTGCCCATCAGTGTGGGGTTCCCAGGTTCACTCCTCTGTGCAGTGGGGGAAGCTGAGAGCAGGCTGGCAGAGGTGgctgaaaacaaattttaaacatCATTACATTTGTATGTAAAGACATGGGAACATATGAGAAAACCATAAAATTGAGGCTCACTACTAAAAATGCTCCctaataaaataatacagaatacaatttataaaaaaattcagaaaactatttaaaatgtaaaagataaaatatttcttttggaaACAAATGTCTATACCCAAAATTTAAATATACTGCTTGGTTGTTCTttacaaatttattattatttctctcaGGAGATGtcctaattttttctttctttctttcttttttttttttttttttttttttttgcttaagaataggaatttattggctcaggctTTTAGGTGTtggaaggtttgcttcctcctggggtgaCTATCTTTTGGCTGGCCTACaacctttggggttccttggcttttctctcacaCAGCAATGCCCATGGAAGCCTTTCCTGGCTTctattctgggttccattgacttccagcttctggatgctccccttagcttctctctttatggccttctctataagtcctccagtaatagaattaagacctgtcctgattcagttgggacgcaccttaactgaagtaaccttatctaaatgtcctacttacaatgggttcacagccacaggaatggattaagattaagaacatgtttctctggtgTCCATAGCTCCAAGACACAACAATgtgcaaaagaaagcagggtaatccagagaagatggtggcatagacaggagtggaagacttagtccccccccggaacaattcataaatgaccaaaaaactagtaaataacctggaataacagtgggaagacaaacatgactgtccactcatcatccaccaacctgaattaggaggaatgcctgagatcacagcataaaatctgtaagtaaaactgtggacctgcactgagagctgagagccaagagccaagagcccttccctcatggaagccatgCGGtacactctctcagcccagctccaagtgaggttttaatattaactgctcagtacagacagtgaatcctaaacaagcagacagaggcttttggtgacaactgaccttgggagagtcaggggacatatctgtctcaggacagggagcccagaggatcaggtgctacctctggctgatgggtgaacctgggaatTTTTCTGTCCCTtactctctctgtggagaaaacctcagctgttctcagcctgcaatgctttgcagtaaagacagcctcagacattttaaaaccaaaacttccatcagcagagtcacagaaacaaagaacttattgatatgcaaatgacatctctggagggggcatagcttcccaagaggaaagggaggggcccagctgtactgtccatctttcagtctttccagaaccagacccaaagcctgggggaggagagtcacaggccacaccctcttacacaggcagtgacaggtgcatctgcctggcagaaaagcacaggtatctcaatcctctaagaaaagccatcagggaaaccagatactgaaatattacctctttctctgacctgagcctgttctcatctgggaaaacctgattggggtggcctaggaggccagatgcctatacaacagaaaactacaacctacactgagaaaaacaaagctatgacccagtcagaggaacaaatgtacactttaactgagacacaggaatttaaacaacaaatgttaaatcaattcaaagagtttagagaatatttcacaaaagagatagaggctgtaaagaaaacactgggcatatataaggcagaaattgaaagttcaaaaaacaaccagtagaatatatggaaatgaaaggcacaacataagaggtgaaagacacactggaaacatacagcagcagatatcaagaggcagaagaaaacactcaagagctggagaacaaaacacctgaaagcctacacacagaggagcagatagagaaaagaatgaaaaaatatgagaaatgtctctgggaacttaaagatgaaacaaagtacaagaatctatgtatcactggtgtcccagaaggagaagagaagggaaagggggcagaggcaataatagaggaaataatcaatgaaaatttcccatctcttatgaaagacataaaattacagatccaagaagtgcagcgtactccaaacagaatagatctgaataggcctgtgccaagacacttaataatcagattatcaaatgtcaaagacaaagagagactcctgaaagcagcaagagaaaagcaatccatcccatacaaaggaagcttaataagactatgtgcagatctctcagcagaaaccatggaggcaagaaggaagtggtgtgatatatttaagatactgaaagagaaaaacaaccaaccaagaatcctatatccagcaaagctgtccttcaagtatgagggagagctcaaaatattttctgacaaacagacaatgagagactttgtgaacaagacacccaccctacaggaaatactaaagggaacactgcagagtgataggagaagacaggagtgcgtggtttggaacacaattttgggagatggtagcacagcaatgtaaatacactgaagaaagatagctatgtatatggttgagagaggaagactgggagcatgtgagacaccagaagaaaggaggaaagataaagactggaactgtgtaacttggtgaaatctagagtgttcaacaattgtgataaaatgtacaaatatgttcttttacaagggagaacaagcaaatgtcaaccttgcaaggtgttaaaaatggggaggcattgagcGAGGGATGCAaacaatgtaaactagagactgtaactaacagaatcattgtattatgcttcctttaatgtaacaaatgtgaTATACCAAGTTAAATGCAGATAGGAgagggggatagggaaggcatgttggacacttgacattggtggtgttgtctgactctttaccctactttgatgtGCAGTtgattttccttttgctacttcctggctgtcatttatttcctctttcttttccctctctaacttctttgatgctctctcctgccttgtggaagaaatgtagatgcccttatatagatagtagcgaaggtggtgaacacataaatatgtgaccatacagagaaccatcaatggtttacttagaatggaatgtatggggtgtgaacaaaaccatcttaaaaaaaaaatgggttgatgtcaaaacctcaagggcaacatactgagtgaaataagccagacacaaaaggacaagtattgcagtgtctcactgataagaactaactgtaagatgtaaactcatagacatgaaatataaggtacaaaatataggatgaggcttaagaatggggagtggttgcttagtatgagcagaatgttcaactaggatgaacgtaaatgtttggaaatgaacagaggtgttggtagcaagatgtgagaataactaacagtgccaaatggcacTTGAATAAGCTGGAAataggaagcttagagtcatatgtcaccagaaggaaagttggaggtcaaaagatggaaatgtataaaactgaatcctatggtgggcaatgtccatgattaactgtacaaatattagaaaactcttccatgagccagaacaaatgtatgacaatacaactagaagttaataatagaggggcatatagggaagaaatatatacctattgcaaactatatactacagtttgtagtatttcaacattctttcataaacagtaacaaatgtactataccaacactatgagtcaacaattgaggggggttggttagggatatgggaggattcgagtttccttttctttttcttttttttttccatctttcactttatttcttgtctggagttatgaaaagtttctaaaaattgaccaaaaattaagtgtggtgatagatgcacagctgtatgagggtaccaagggaaactgattgtacactttggatctttggataattgtatggtacctgaacaatcccagtaaaaaaaaaatagattggggtgatgaatgcataactatatgatggttctgtgaatacttgattgtgcaccatggatgattgtattgtatgtgaataaaaaaaagaaaagggaagcagAGTAGGGTTGGGGGATGAGGCTACAGAGATGATTCCAAGGCCAGTTAAGCAGAGACTAGTAGGCCAGAAAAAGAGTTTGATTATTACTCTCAGTGTAGTGGATAGATATTTAAAGGTTTTCAGCAGGGAATCATGCTGAGATATGTGTTTAAAGATCTACAGAGTGGAAAATAAATTGCAAGGGGACCCAAGTGGAAGCTATTGAAGTAGAGCAGAGGAGAGATGGTGTGCCTGTCACTGGGGTGGTGGCTGTGGAAATATAGAGAAAGAGAAGTGGACAGATGCACAATACATTTTGGGGGAAGAATCAGTTGGGCTTGGTGAAGGTTTGGTGCAGGAGATGTGGAAGTTATCAGCCAACTTCTCATTGTCTATAGCAGAAATCAGGTTTCTGACAAAAGTGACTGGGGAGGATGAGGGTGGTATTTACAGAGAAGGGGAAAATTGCGAAAGGATCAGGTTTTGTTGTCAAAAAGTcagtgttatgggttgaactgtgtcccctaAAATGACATGTTGATAGCTAACTCCCCAtacttgtgaatgtgaccttattgggAATATAAAGTCTTTGAAGATggaatcaagttaagatgagggtgggccttcatccactatgacttgtgtccttataagaagaaatgaagggacacagaaaagaacaccatgtggagagggaggcagagaatgGAGTGATGCAGCCTCAAGTTGAGAAgtgcctggggccaccagaaactggaagaa
This genomic stretch from Choloepus didactylus isolate mChoDid1 chromosome 6, mChoDid1.pri, whole genome shotgun sequence harbors:
- the LOC119538861 gene encoding CDC42 small effector protein 1-like, yielding MSEFWHKLGCCMVEKAKPKKRKWIDGTMIGEPMNFVHLTHTGSGEIGAGDVLAMSGAVQEQMRSKRNLGRLGSNSRGL